In the genome of Candidatus Nitrosocosmicus arcticus, the window CCATAAACATACTGAATAATATTTCCATGTGGATCACGGACAGTTAAATCGTATTCAATTTTAAGATGTTCCAACGCATTTATGAGTCTGCGCTGCATATATCCTGATTGTTGAGTACGTACTGCAGTATCCACTAGACCCTCTCTACCCCCCATTGCATGAAAGAAAAATTCGATTGGGTTTAGTCCGTCCCTGTAGTTTGATTTAACAAAGCCCTTGGAATCAGGGTTTTGATCACCAGGCCTAAAATGTGGTAACGCCCTGTTCCTGTACCCCTTGATAATCCTTTTTCCACGGATTGATTGTTGACCCAAAGCTGCAGTCATCTGTCCAATATTCAAAGTGGACCCTCTTGCCCCGGTTGAAGCCATGATTACCCCAGAGTTGTCATCAGGAAACGATCGGTCGGCAATTTTTCCCGCCCTGTCTCTTGCTCTCGAGAGTTCATTAACAACATATAGTTCCAAAGCTTCCTCTGGAGATAAACCTCTAGTTAAAGGCAATGTACCGTCATGATACTGTTTTATCAATTCATCGATTTTACTATAAGTTTTTTGAATTACATCTTGAATTTCTTTCCGAGTTTCGTCGCTCAACCATAAATCAGAATACCCATAGCTAAATCCCCTGTGAGTAATGTATGTCTTTAACATAATAAGTATAGCATCCAGGAATTTTTTTGCTTCATCGTTACCGTAGTCCTTTGTAATTCTGTGAAGTACACTATCAGGTTCTTCTGCACCTATTGAAGCTTTATCGATTACACCTGACATCAACTGTCCATTTTTTATGACAACATCCTTGCCCTGCAACTTTGAAGCTTTATTCCACTTTGAAGTAATTACAAAGTTGAAATCCTTTGGTAAGAAAAGTGAAAACAACTGTTTGCCTGTAAAAAATCCTTTTCCATCCTTCTCTAAATGAGGTTTTGGTAAAGGTCCATTGTAACCACCCAAATATGCAAAATTAGATATTTCATCAGCAGTTAGTATCGTTTCATCCTTTGTTAGTAAGAATGCCCCAGTTATAAAATCACGTATACCGCCAATAATAGGACCGCCATATCTGGGCGAGATAAGTTGATCCTGAACCCTCATTAACAAGGCCGCTTCTGCCCTTGCCTCCTGGCTTTGTGGTACGTGCAAATTCATCTCGTCACCATCAAAGTCAGCGTTGTACGGTGGACATACAGCCGGGTGAAGCCTAAAAGTACGATAAGGAAGTACTCTTACATTGTGAGCCATAATAGACATCCTATGCAATGATGGCTGTCGGTTAAATATTACAACATCCCCATCCATTAGATGACGCTCTACAGTATAGCCATTCATCAATGAATCAGCAATAGTGGCTCGATCCGCGACATAGTCCAGCCTTATTTTTACACCGTCGGGTCGAATAATGTAATTAGCCCCAGGGTAATTGTTGGGCCCATTTAGAACAAGATTTTTGAGTTTATCGATATTCCAGGTAGAAACAGTTTCTGGTATTGTAAGTTTTTTTGCGACATCACTTGGTACACCCACGTCTGATATGGTAAGGTTTGGATCAGGTGAAATAACGGTTCTGCTTGAAAAATCAACTCGTTTGCCCGATAGTGAGCCCCTAAATCGACCCTCTTTACCCTTAAGTCTCTGGGTTATGGTCTTTAATGGCCTTCCAGACCTGTGATGAGCCTGAGGGATGCCTGACACCTCATTGTCAAAGTAAGTTGTAACATGATACTGCAATAAATCTACCAAATCCTGAACAATCAGAGGCGGTGTTCCAGCTTCTTTGCTCTCTTTGAGTCTCTGATTTACCCGAATAATATCTACCAGCTTATGAGTCAAGTCATCCTCTGATCGAATACCTGTTTCTAGAATAATAGATGGTCTCACAGTTACTGGCGGAACAGGCAAAACTTGAAGAATGAACCACTCTGGTCGGGCGGTCTTAGGATCGTATCCTAACAATATTAGGTCGTCATTGGAAACATTTAGTAACCTCTCCCTAATTGTTATGGGTAGCAATCTATTTTCTCCTACATCAGTTTTTTCAACAAAAATTGTAGGTTTTGTAAAAATGAGATCATATTGTTCTTTCTGACAGTGCGGACAAACCTTAACTTTCTTTGCTTTCTCAATAATCTCGTCTTTGACGTTTTCAAGAGTAATTACAGCATATGCTGCCTTGCTCTCACGTAAGTTTTTATATTTTTCTAAATCTTCATTACTAAGTTTAATCCGATTACACGATCTGCACGTTATCAAAAGCAATTTATGAATATCATCGATAAAAGCAATATGTAAAACGGGTTCTGCAAGTTCTATATGACCAAAATGCCCAGGACATCGGGCAGATGTATTTCCGCAGGTTGCACATTTTTGACCAGGCTCCAGCGTTCCGAGTCTGTTGTCCATTAACCCTCCTTGAACAGGCATTCCATCTTCATCATATGTTTCTGGTGCCGTAACCTCCGTAACACTAAACTTTCTTATTTCCACAGGCGACCAAATGCTAAATCTAATACCATCTAATATCTTGACAGATTCATCATTCATTTATAAAGACCTCCATTATATAAAAACAAAAAGATTAAACCTTCTCCTTTACCAATAAGCGTGGAGCGACATTTAAACTCATCATTTCTTGCAATAACAATTTGAATGCATATGCAATAATAACACTGGAAATTTTTCCCTTGTCTCCACAGACCCTGCATACATATTTTCTCTGTTTTGTATCAAAATATGATAATAAACCGCATCTCTCGCATACATTTATCTCTGCTTTATCAGATTCTTCTAAAAGTCTGTCCTTTAGCATCATTGACGCACCATAAGCAATTAGACAATCCCTTTCCATTTCTCCAAACCTCAACCCACCACCTCGAGCTCTACCTTCGGTAGGTTGCTTTGTTAGCATTTGAACTTGACCTCTTGCTCTACTATGGATCTTGTCGGCTACCATATGATGAAGTTTTTGATAGTACACTACGCCAACATATACGTCAACAGGGAATCTCTTCCCGGTCCTCCCGTCATACATTACCTCTTTTCCGCTATGCTTGAATCCATAAGACTCCATTATATCCTTTATATCATTCAGTTTTTCCCCCAAAAATGCAGAGCCATCCACGATTGTGCCTCTCAAAGACGCTGCTTTGCCACCCAATGATTCCATGAACATCCCAACAGTCATTCTAGAAGGAAATGCATGAGGGTTGATCATTACATCTGGGACTACGCCATCTTCTGTATAAGGCAAGTCCTCTTGGTTTACAAGCATGCCAACAACTCCTTTTTGACCATGTCTGGAGGCAAATTTATCACCTATCTCAGGAATTCGCATATCTCTGACTCGAATCTTGTACATTTTGCCCCCTTCTACAGATTGAGTCATGATAACAGTATCGACCACCCCATTTTCGGATGGTCTAACGCCGATTGATGTGTCACGTCGATATGGACCCTTAACTTCAAACTCTTTGTATTCCTCCATGAATCTGGGCGGAGAGGTTCGGCCAATCAAAATATCACCCCCATTAACAACTGATT includes:
- a CDS encoding DNA-directed RNA polymerase subunit A', with the protein product MNDESVKILDGIRFSIWSPVEIRKFSVTEVTAPETYDEDGMPVQGGLMDNRLGTLEPGQKCATCGNTSARCPGHFGHIELAEPVLHIAFIDDIHKLLLITCRSCNRIKLSNEDLEKYKNLRESKAAYAVITLENVKDEIIEKAKKVKVCPHCQKEQYDLIFTKPTIFVEKTDVGENRLLPITIRERLLNVSNDDLILLGYDPKTARPEWFILQVLPVPPVTVRPSIILETGIRSEDDLTHKLVDIIRVNQRLKESKEAGTPPLIVQDLVDLLQYHVTTYFDNEVSGIPQAHHRSGRPLKTITQRLKGKEGRFRGSLSGKRVDFSSRTVISPDPNLTISDVGVPSDVAKKLTIPETVSTWNIDKLKNLVLNGPNNYPGANYIIRPDGVKIRLDYVADRATIADSLMNGYTVERHLMDGDVVIFNRQPSLHRMSIMAHNVRVLPYRTFRLHPAVCPPYNADFDGDEMNLHVPQSQEARAEAALLMRVQDQLISPRYGGPIIGGIRDFITGAFLLTKDETILTADEISNFAYLGGYNGPLPKPHLEKDGKGFFTGKQLFSLFLPKDFNFVITSKWNKASKLQGKDVVIKNGQLMSGVIDKASIGAEEPDSVLHRITKDYGNDEAKKFLDAILIMLKTYITHRGFSYGYSDLWLSDETRKEIQDVIQKTYSKIDELIKQYHDGTLPLTRGLSPEEALELYVVNELSRARDRAGKIADRSFPDDNSGVIMASTGARGSTLNIGQMTAALGQQSIRGKRIIKGYRNRALPHFRPGDQNPDSKGFVKSNYRDGLNPIEFFFHAMGGREGLVDTAVRTQQSGYMQRRLINALEHLKIEYDLTVRDPHGNIIQYVYGDDGIDPAKSDHGDAVNINRLVESESVVDEGVKTSESEMKDLLLKFKEKMNTKLTQEIEAALIAYPLSKTGIKKVMHKIMDLFDKALIEPGEAAGVVTAQSIGEPGTQMTLRTFHFAGVKERNVTLGLPRLIELVDARKKPVTPTMDIYLDAEHKFSREKALEVAKRIIFTRISDLVNKVDTDYSGNLSFFFSEKKIVDRGTSIQEIHEVLKSSKKRYEVTINEDSLIIKISMSQEPDAQTLLTLRNKLLNARVKGVPDIERVTIVKQNDEWVIQTAGSNLAKVVLVEGIDVSRITTNNVFEIWQTLGIEAARTALVKEVTNTLEEQGLEVDIRHIMLVSDLMTSKGYLQQIGRHGIAGTKTSVLARAAFEITVPTIARAALEGQVEPLKGVTENVIVGATVPVGTGMIDLYMSVKE